From Budorcas taxicolor isolate Tak-1 chromosome 19, Takin1.1, whole genome shotgun sequence, the proteins below share one genomic window:
- the LOC128065007 gene encoding intercellular adhesion molecule 2-like isoform X2 has product MSPLGGWGMLAAFLALLCCRESGVKAFEGPEHLMVGSGESQFINCTASCTDPKNIVLETHLSKTLLESQAQWKLFKVYNISEDEKLLCSFTCGGKQETKVFNITLFYPPKQVLLTLWPTSVAVGTLFTIECRVPAVAPLEGLTVTLLRGTEILYNQTFVGTAPSPQDALVSHNTTAHREDGHHNFSCEAQMDLRSRGGGLVHRVSDPQRLEVKVQMRRRHAERD; this is encoded by the exons ATGTCCCCTTTAGGTGGCTGGGGAATGCTCGCAGCCTTTCTTGCCCTGCTCTGCTGCCGAG AGTCTGGTGTGAAGGCGTTCGAGGGGCCAGAGCATCTGATGGTGGGGTCTGGAGAGTCTCAGTTCATTAATTGTACTGCCAGTTGCACGGACCCCAAGAACATTGTTCTGGAGACACACCTAAGCAAGACTCTCCTGGAGAGCCAGGCTCAGTGGAAGCTATTCAAGGTCTACAACATCTCCGAAGATGAGAAGCTCCTGTGCAGTTTCACCTGCGGCGGCAAGCAGGAGACGAAAGTTTTCAACATCACCTTGTTCT ACCCTCCAAAGCAAGTGCTCCTGACGCTGTGGCCCACCTCAGTGGCCGTAGGGACACTGTTCACCATCGAGTGCAGGGTCCCCGCTGTGGCGCCCCTCGAAGGCCTCACTGTCACCCTGCTCCGTGGTACTGAGATCTTGTACAATCAGACCTTTGTGGGGACAGCACCTTCCCCCCAAGATGCCTTGGTCAGCCATAACACCACAGCTCACAGGGAAGATGGCCACCATAACTTCTCGTGTGAGGCCCAGATGGACCTGCGCTCTCGCGGCGGTGGCCTCGTCCACAGAGTCTCAGATCCCCAGAGGCTTGAAGTCAAAG TACAGATGAGGAGGCGCCACGCGGAGAGAGACTGA
- the LOC128065007 gene encoding intercellular adhesion molecule 2-like isoform X1 — protein MSPLGGWGMLAAFLALLCCRESGVKAFEGPEHLMVGSGESQFINCTASCTDPKNIVLETHLSKTLLESQAQWKLFKVYNISEDEKLLCSFTCGGKQETKVFNITLFYPPKQVLLTLWPTSVAVGTLFTIECRVPAVAPLEGLTVTLLRGTEILYNQTFVGTAPSPQDALVSHNTTAHREDGHHNFSCEAQMDLRSRGGGLVHRVSDPQRLEVKEPEPNTQMVIIIAVVIVLLLVFVTFVFLCFVFSQKWHRGRTVQMRRRHAERD, from the exons ATGTCCCCTTTAGGTGGCTGGGGAATGCTCGCAGCCTTTCTTGCCCTGCTCTGCTGCCGAG AGTCTGGTGTGAAGGCGTTCGAGGGGCCAGAGCATCTGATGGTGGGGTCTGGAGAGTCTCAGTTCATTAATTGTACTGCCAGTTGCACGGACCCCAAGAACATTGTTCTGGAGACACACCTAAGCAAGACTCTCCTGGAGAGCCAGGCTCAGTGGAAGCTATTCAAGGTCTACAACATCTCCGAAGATGAGAAGCTCCTGTGCAGTTTCACCTGCGGCGGCAAGCAGGAGACGAAAGTTTTCAACATCACCTTGTTCT ACCCTCCAAAGCAAGTGCTCCTGACGCTGTGGCCCACCTCAGTGGCCGTAGGGACACTGTTCACCATCGAGTGCAGGGTCCCCGCTGTGGCGCCCCTCGAAGGCCTCACTGTCACCCTGCTCCGTGGTACTGAGATCTTGTACAATCAGACCTTTGTGGGGACAGCACCTTCCCCCCAAGATGCCTTGGTCAGCCATAACACCACAGCTCACAGGGAAGATGGCCACCATAACTTCTCGTGTGAGGCCCAGATGGACCTGCGCTCTCGCGGCGGTGGCCTCGTCCACAGAGTCTCAGATCCCCAGAGGCTTGAAGTCAAAG AGCCCGAGCCCAACACCCAGATGGTGATCATCATCGCGGTCGTGATAGTGCTGCTGCTTGTGTTTGTGACATTCGTCTTCCTGTGCTTTGTCTTCAGCCAGAAGTGGCACCGGGGGCGGACAG TACAGATGAGGAGGCGCCACGCGGAGAGAGACTGA
- the LOC128065009 gene encoding intercellular adhesion molecule 2-like, with protein sequence MSLFGGWGMLAAFLALLCCRGSGVKAFEGPEHLMVGSGEFQFINCTASCTDPKNIVLETHLSKTLLESQAQWKLFKVYNISKDEKLLCSFTCGGKQETKVFIVTVFYPPKQVLLTLWPTSVAAGTLFTIECRVPAVAPLEGLTVTLLRGTEILYNHTFVGTAPSPQDAMVSRNTTAHREDGHHNFSCEAQMDLRSRGGGLVHRISDPQRLEVKEPEPNTQMVALITTVTVLLLMVVTLVLLYRYRQQTRNT encoded by the exons ATGTCCCTTTTTGGTGGCTGGGGAATGCTCGCAGCCTTTCTTGCCCTGCTCTGCTGCCGAG GGTCTGGTGTGAAGGCGTTCGAGGGGCCAGAGCATCTGATGGTGGGGTCTGGAGAGTTTCAGTTCATTAATTGTACTGCCAGTTGCACGGACCCCAAGAACATTGTTCTGGAGACGCACCTAAGCAAGACTCTCTTGGAGAGCCAGGCTCAGTGGAAGCTATTCAAGGTCTACAACATCTCCAAGGATGAGAAGCTCCTGTGCAGTTTCACCTGCGGCGGCAAGCAGGAGACGAAAGTTTTCATTGTCACCGTGTTCT ACCCTCCAAAGCAAGTGCTGCTGACGCTGTGGCCCACCTCAGTAGCCGCAGGGACACTGTTCACCATCGAGTGCAGGGTCCCCGCCGTGGCGCCCCTCGAAGGCCTCACTGTCACCCTGCTCCGTGGTACTGAGATCTTGTACAATCACACCTTTGTGGGGACAGCACCTTCCCCCCAAGATGCCATGGTCAGCCGTAACACCACAGCTCACAGGGAAGATGGCCACCATAACTTCTCGTGCGAGGCCCAAATGGACCTGCGCTCTCGCGGCGGTGGCCTCGTCCACAGAATCTCAGATCCCCAGAGGCTTGAAGTCAAAG AGCCCGAGCCCAACACCCAGATGGTGGCCCTCATCACCACTGTGACAGTGCTGCTGCTCATGGTTGTGACTCTCGTCCTCCTGTACCGGTACCGACAGCAGACACGTAACACCTGA